The window atttctggttgaactaaaatataataatctaaattaaatttacttaatttataaaatagtaCAACTATTACAATTAATGACAATAAACACGTGCACGATATATGAGGAACTAAGTTTTAGTCTTTAAATGGGTatccattttttatattactacttcattttactatttacCTTAACATAtcttaaatgattaaattgcATGTTGAATGAAAACGTCTAGGGCAAGATCAACTCTAATACTTTGTTATGTTTGGTCAACTCTATGTGAATTCAAtgtaattataaaaactatcaaaatatagcaaactGTTAATAgagtaataatttaaatagcaaataaatatatgacaATGTTTTAAAACCATAGTCGTTGAATATCTATCAAATTGATTGAATAAATAGTGAGATagattattataacttttaatttatttggtgaatatatataacaataacacAAACTTTGGTTATATATTAAGAGTTTTATGCCACTAGTTTTCTCACGTAGGGTATCAACATTGCCTCGACACATTTATATATGATTAGTTCTAcaacatttatataaatgtaaacaaaaactatGTATGTTAAATTCGTTGGTTTATAATAATACCaatagttattattttgtatatctAAGTTTTGAGATGCCAAGTCAACTAGGTTAAATTCTCACTGTATTATTTATTCCATAGGTCGCAGTATCACCTCCCTATTGTACATGTCAGTTCATATTTTGACAATAAAGTTAGGTTTATGACTCACCTCCCCCAGTGTACATATCAATTCATATTTTGACAACAAGGTTAGATCCTCACCATATCGTGCATGTCAATTGATATTCTGACAATAATTGTTAACTAACTACTATTACTatcaaacaatcaaataagttaattataatatagaGCAATCACATTATCAAATTATGTCAATGCATCTCATGTTATAtgagattattttttacctcCGCATTAGTAACTAAATTACTATAGTAAATACACAATGCACTTGCAAACCTTTATAATAACGAAatgttcttgaaattttttttaagtcatTTAGTtcatctttcaactttttaagtagatataaatttcatttttctagcAAAATGCGTCAAAACacacatttttgtaaaaatgtggGTAATAGGGTTGCTCCACTTAAGGTAAACACACGATCCTCATATTATATGActcaaatttacaatttactCAAGTACATTATAAATACTAGTTAAACGACTAAGAATATCCATGAACCATACATCTGCTTTCAACTAAACTCCCAAAGAATCAAGCTTTTGTGGGATGTTTTTTACCATAAATTcatagacatttttttttctctccagtagtttaataattttaacacaTCGGTGTTGTAATTCTATGATCTTTCacacaaacatatattttgataacatGTGAAGTAGAAGATCGAATCTCAAACATCAAAGTTGTTATTGTAAGTACAAATTCATGTTGGTTGAACTAAAAGCAAGTTAACCAATATTCTCACAACCGACAAATAaggatatattttaaagttgtcAATAAAGggtaattttgatattaaaaaaacaaaaggaaaaatagggatctatttaattacatgttcattgttttttgtttctcgttaattgttatatattttctaagaaccataaataaaataatgtttaataactattattgtttattgaaaaaataaaatagaaacaatagtttgtttgataactatttattattttttgtttattgtgtTGTTTTTCCATAATATTGGTTGCTTTTctagtttaaatataatttaattatatacaaaataaaaatatataaaattcattaaaaatataaaaataattgtaaaacaTTATCAAATACATGTAAATTTGTTACAATGttaataattacaataaaatataacttaaaggattaatttttattttgattgaaactTAACTCAATTATAACGTAaatgtttaatattaaaaataataaaaataataaaaatacatattttagtATTGAAGTTTATACaacttaaaaacaataaatttaaatttaaaataacattgagtattgcaaaatttaaaattgagaaaattaaaataatatataaatttaaagattcaaccatatgaaattcaaaattgaactaAAGATGTAAATACGAAAAAACAAGagaattcttaaaaaatagaaacgaAAACagaatcaaacaaaatgttataaaatttgcCTAAAATCCCCAAATCTCACCGATCATGTCATGGGTGGACGTTTAAATCTTGAAGCGTAGGGTTTAGGGCATGATTTTATCTCCAACCCGATCGTCTCCCTCCCTCCAAAATATTCGAAGCCCATCATTCAACTCATTTTCATTCTCCCAAACTCCCATTAGGGTTAGGGTTTTCACTGCTTCAGCTTCCGAGTAAGACACGCTAATAATCCACTATGGCCAGGTACCGGAGCCGGAGTAGAAGTTACAGCCCTCGCCGGCGTAGTAGAACCCCACCACGCGGTCGGAAGAGGTATGACGACGACCCTCGAGACCGGTACCGCGAAAGCAGGTCTCATAGGGACCGTCGCTCTCCTGCTCCTTCTGGTTTACTCGTGCGAAATCTCCCGCTTGATGCTAGGTATTTCATGTTCTTCTTCGAGCcctttctattatttataatgtCTCGCTTTGTTAGTTTGATGGAGGAATTGAATGCCTCATTTGCTTTCGTGTTTGTACATACTAGtgcatttttgtttagaatcTGGAATTTTGGGCAGGCTGTATAGGGGGACTTACCGTATGAATTTTGATTAGTAGTCATTTGAAGAGTTGATCACAAAGAGCATTTGTTGCAAGTAATTTATTGTCAAGCCGTGTGCTATCGTACTACATTGTATTGTTTTCTCGTTTTCTGTAGTCTATCCATTCTATATATTAAGAGGAATGATTGAGTGTTTTCATTGTGTACCATGCAGGCCGGAAGATCTTAGGATCCCTTTTGAGCGATTTGGTCCTGTTAAGGACGTGTATCTGCCGAAGAACTACTACACTGGGTATGGCCGCTTTCATGTTAACGTGTGCGCTTTTGGGTGTTGAAGAAACCACTTTATTATTTCCTggtatttttttctcttaattatcGGGGTATCCACACTAGATAACAGAGTTTTGGCTATATTAGttatggaagaaaaaagttgagaaaatgTTTGAGATTAAGTTGTGGGATCTTAATTTCGGAGCCCTGCTGGAGTTTTAACGATTAAATTTCCTTTACCATCATGTAATTATTTGGTTAAGATCGACAACTAGTCAATCTGAAAGAATGAAGTGTAGCGTTTTCTGCATATGGAAGGAATCTGCAAATTTATCGGATAACCTGAACTTAGTTCACACTTAATCCTAGAGAGGATGAATTGACTGACAAGGAATTATTTGTAGGATAATGATGTGTTTGTTAGTCTATAATAGCAGTGATcaacaagaaagaaattcCTGAAGCGTGTGTGAATTAGTTGAGTTGTCAGTGGCTCTGCATTAAATATGTGTCTAAAAGTTAATACTGCCTGGCAACCCTTTCTGGTTATTACTTATTAGTACAGAGATCTACTTTGCTTTCTCTCACCTTATGATATCATTCTCTTTATTGCCTATTTGTAGGGAGCCTCGAGGATTTGGATTTGTGAAGTTTCGGTTTGCAGAAGACGCGGCTGAAGCAAAACAGCAGCTAAATCATACAGTTATAGGTGGACGGGAGATACGAATCGTGTTTGCTGAGGAGAACAGGAAAACTCCTCAAGAAATGCGTGTGACTTCACGCTCAAGGTTCAATGGCCTTCCTCTTAACTTCTAATCATGTAGTATCTTTTTGGTTGAATATCTTCTCCATGAAACCAATTTCTTTAACTTTGAtctattatattgattgtCTCTTGTTTCTCATATACAGTGGTAGAAGCTACAGAAGACGTTCTCCAGCAAGGTCTCCGAGACGGCGAAATCGTTGTTAGTGTCAATGcatttatctttcttctttctttcctttttgctGACTTTCATGACAAAAATTGCATTGGGTTGATGATCTTTGATGTTATCATCGTGATGCAATATTGTAATTAGACCCTTGATTTTTATTCTCAACCAGCCTTTTGTATTTGACTGCAGCTTACTCGCGCTCACCTTCACCTGCCAGGCACGACTCAAGGTTGGATCTTATTTATCATACTTGTTTTACTTCTAGCAAGACTAACATCATTATCGTCCTGCCGTTTCCATTACTTCTTActtttgtacatttttttgaaatattggtTGTTCCTGTCTTGATGTTTACTTGTTTAGTAAGCTGCACATGCcttctttgaattttataattttgtactAGCATTCTTTTTGGATGAGAAGCattgtataatatttttgaaattttgtactTGTCTTATATAGAGTACCCAAACGCCAAAGCCCCAAAATGGAAGTGCTTATTccttgttttaattttcagtGGAACCAAAATGATTGTCTGTAAATTTTATGTACAATTAAGTTCATTTTTGgtgaaaatcatttttgtagAAATATTCCAATATACTCgatgtaattatattttcgACCAGAACCTCAAGACTTCCGTTTTGTTCAAAAAACCTCTTACAATTTTAAGTAACAAAATCCATTTCTAATGGATGAGCCATCTTTGTTCCTTTGTCATGTTGTGAAGTGCATAGTCAGTAAATATAAGTAGCACTCTGTCGTTTCTGAAATGATTATAATCTCTTTCGTCATTCGTATAATCACTCAAAAAATgcttttaatcatttaaaatcaattttgtagtctgaaaaatgcatttaagagtgaaaattaaaaattgaattgattttgtGTGACTAAAGGTGTTGTGTTTCAAAGTGACTGTAGTACATGACAAgtgattttaacaatttcaaaatcacacTCAAACATGCACTAAACATTGGTATCAGTCTGACAATAATTTTGACActtctaattttcatttccccATCAGGTTTATAACATCAAAGCTATATATTAAATCTAAGCAACAGTTTcagttttttgttgttttacaGGCTTTAGTTGTAGAATTTTTATATCATATGCTTGAATGTTATCATGGATAAGCAAAAACACAGaatttaatgtttgatttGATGCACGTGGAATATTCTACTCCCTTCATGGTACAGAGTTGCATTGCAGGACATTGTATACAATCTACTTGATTCCTTGTTTATGCAGATATTAAAGTGTAAAGGGAGACTTTAAAGACTTGTTGATTAATAAAGTTTAACAAGAAAAGCGATCATAAAGTGATGGGCAACTTGCTTACTTTACCTATCGAACCCTCTCCATGAGTACAAtctattacttttttaattacattagtTGCATGGTTTTTTATCGTTTGTTTACATCTGTTTTTTTAGGCAGAAGTTGAGCATTGACGAgagttttaaatcaaattttatctcTGGTTCTTTTTTCCCCATTTTTTCCTCCCTTACAAATCTCAACCATTTATCAGCAAGAAAGTGATCTTTaagtttgatatcttcttttGCATATACTATCCAGTTAAGAAAGATTAGAGCTTATAGTTGgccaaagaaagaaatcatCTTCAAAGGAGAAAAGGCCAAAGTTTTACTGGTTGTCGTATGGTGACATTGTCCAAGAAAAGATAATGTGTTTTTTAGAAAGTTGGGGCAAAGAGAGCTATGAACTTGTCAGAAGCTGATCAACCAGTACAGCTTAATAGAGCATAATTCTCAGTGTTTGGATCTACTTGTCATTATTTTGTTCGGAAACCTGAAAATGGTGCAGGTAAAAGTCATGTTTTAGTTGAtcagttttgaaaatgatgttGATAGAAAATTGTGCTTATAAAAGTATGATCAAGTATCATAAGTACCTATTGAACGTACCTCATTGGGGCCTTTGAAGACTGCTTGGACAGGTTTTCTTTCCTGTTAGAGAGAGAGTTGGTTTGTTGTGTTTCAATTCTGAATGAAAATCGTTTCTGTTTTATATGTTGATTttcgtaatttttttttgttgttgttgtgcATGATGCAGGAGCCGTGGGGCAAGGGATGAGTATCTATCTCCTGCACGATCAAGATCAATTTCACATTCTCGTTCCCCTCGTGATAGGCGGGATTACAGCCGATCTCCTACTCCGAAGGATAATGGTCGTAGCCCTCGTGAAGTGGACAATGCACGGAGTAGATCAAGGAGTCCAAAGGGTGATAGTCGTAGTCCTTCTGGATCTCGTTCACGATCCTATAGGTATTTTGCCTTTTATGCTCCTTTACATTTTaagtttccttttcttatcTCTGCATTTCTGAGTAAGAGGATCTACACAGGGAAGTGCGTGTCGTACGTGTTGGTACTGGTAGTTTCAGAATTCATGGTGATtctttaaactaaataattaagtgttatattattgtttcattttacCTTGGTGAGAGAGACCTATGGTAGGATAGATGTCTGATATATAGGGCTAAGCTAATCTCCTAGAATATATAGACTGTTTAAGATGGAGGATGAACAAAGCTTTATTTAATAAGCTCTCACGATTCATGATATTCTCACAGGTGtttgttgaatttaattggTTAGAAGAGGTGAGGAAGAAATGACATGTTTGaatcatttggttttttcCTCCTTTGTTTCTTCGGTTATCTGTTGATCTTGTAGAATTTAGTGAAACCCTTTGGAGagattttaattcatttccTAATGTTCGCACTTTAATACAATATAAACTGGGGATGAGATTTGAGATCCCCTTGGTTAAGGGGGCAgcaaaattcttgacgttgTTTTGTCATTATTGAACATTTCACACGTTCCACAGTGTGTTGTGTTTAGGCAGTAATCCTTTCCCCTgcttaattgaagaatttaaaattttgactaaCACCCTGCAATGTTGCTTCTGCAGTCCTCGCTGATAGAGTTTTGGAATTGTGTGGTGATTCTGCTGCAGTCAGTCGAGAATTGTTAAGTCTGCCTTCAGTTGTGGCCAGATGAACTATGCTATTCCATGCTTTGCAGTTTCTGTAaggaattttatttatatatgagaGTAGGGAGGCGAGACTTGAGATATGGATTGAAGAACAATGAGTGTTGACTTCATATGAGTGCATGCTGGTACACTTCTACTTGACCTTTACTAGATTTAGGAAATTTGCCTTAAATTTCGTTTTTGTACTCTTGTACATACTCAGTGGTTGTATTTTTCAACTTAGTGGtcttgtttgtttaattatcagttctattttgttatttagtaATCCCTTttcccttccattttcttttccaaaatttgaactCAGCAGTGctaaaatagaaacataatCAATGAACATCCACTTTTTGAATGATAATAGGGTGCATTATTGAATGACtacataattattttggtcTTAACGATCTTACTTGATCAAGATATGCTCTATAGGCTGTACAGTTGTCTTTAAATTCTAAGgagataattttttgtttctagaaATCATAGTGGAAAATCAACCTATTTGGTACTTAAGTTCTTAATTATGGTTTACTCTTCCCTTCGAGTTCTAGAGTTATAATCTCCAGTTctagtaaaatatatatgttttgtgtTATTAGatcaacattttttagaaGTATTCTCTTACCTTCTTCTGGCCTTTTCTCCTCCTTTATCCCCCTTTTACTCTTGTCTCAATCTCGCACCATTGTTGCCTATCGTAGATCCTGCCTTGCTAGTCCCATTTCTTGTCTTcttgtctttttgtttgtatttctTGCTAGGGGTCTGTGCTTTCCTGTCCCCAAACACTGGCTAACTTTGAAGTgccaacaaaaaatataattccCATTAAATAAGGCATGTACTGTCAATCAAGAGGTGGTTCAACTACGTATAAATGCTAAAGTTTATCGGACAAGCCACTGTCCactttttatgttatttctcCATCTAATTTGCAAACTTGTCTTGGATTATGCTTGCAAAAGATTTGGTTCAAAATTGTGTCTTAGAGAGATATAGTGTTAGAAATATAGGATATGACCACtgttttaattcaaattctaCTACTGCTAGTTCTCAAGCTTAATCTAATCAAATAGAAGGGATCGACTAACGATGATTTTCTAGATTAGATAATGTCCATGACTGACTCAATTCAATGGTGGAAGTATGACAACAAACTGATTAGGAGaaactcaaataataataattggttTGAAGAGAGGGTTTTGGATCAGAAAAGTGTAGTTTAGTGCTTCGGTTTATTGTTTGTGTgcaaatctttctttttagtatttttcaatatttgggTCTAAgtttatactttatatttaatatttttattcatgctgtgttttatcattatttatttttaaaagcacttcgaaaaatattaaaataaaataaatggatcgtgaaattaattaatgtttataagTTGACATTATTAGATAGTAAATTTGGGGTATCACTATTGTGTTTCTTTACCTTGGCCAATCGAGCATTTAATACCTTACcacttaataaattttagtaagTTGGCTTTATTTGATtaagtaattttgttttggtttggtttaatttagtttcttaATTGGAGTTTaataataagatatttaattatttaagctgtttaaatttaatttgggtaatttagatttggaagaattaagtaaatattttaagtttttgaattttgtgaattaaaagttttatactaaatgttaaattcataattttatgatttttgggCTACTTTTAGGAAACATAGCCCTAAAACTAGTGTTCACTTATGTTAATATTGTCGTTACATGCATGAAAGTGTATATTTACTATTACGCTAAATCTACTTAGGTTGAAAATTATATCGTAGTCTTTACGACTCCtcttaaaaattatcaaatttgaaataactATTATAGTTACTATCCATTCTTGAAAAGTATCttatacttaaaataaaataacaaatattgtaaccaatttttttagttaaaaaactaagataattttaattattaaatataaaagaaaaggttaaagaaaacttaattttaatattttttagtataaagaaaataggttttctttttaatataaaaaattaacggACTATTTACCCACACATCTTAACTGTGATTCTAAGTGTATCACAATGGGTCTATTTATGAAATACTCTTGCAATTACAATGATGCTTTAAGGAGGGTTcttacaaaatggaaaatacaaccaaactatttatatttcataaaaaaacttctactaaaaagagaaaatacgTTAGGgtatatgttattattatttttttatcgttaggatgaatttaaaaaacccaaaattatGAGTGGGatatttgaggaaaaaaaaaaagaagaaaagaaaacaggagagaaggaaaagagtTAAGCCCTAGctccatcttcttttttctcctcttcccCTTGTAACTGGCGACCATC of the Cucumis sativus cultivar 9930 chromosome 3, Cucumber_9930_V3, whole genome shotgun sequence genome contains:
- the LOC101216537 gene encoding serine/arginine-rich SC35-like splicing factor SCL28, which translates into the protein MARYRSRSRSYSPRRRSRTPPRGRKRYDDDPRDRYRESRSHRDRRSPAPSGLLVRNLPLDARPEDLRIPFERFGPVKDVYLPKNYYTGEPRGFGFVKFRFAEDAAEAKQQLNHTVIGGREIRIVFAEENRKTPQEMRVTSRSSGRSYRRRSPARSPRRRNRSYSRSPSPARHDSRSRGARDEYLSPARSRSISHSRSPRDRRDYSRSPTPKDNGRSPREVDNARSRSRSPKGDSRSPSGSRSRSYSPR